Proteins encoded by one window of Salvia splendens isolate huo1 chromosome 14, SspV2, whole genome shotgun sequence:
- the LOC121765404 gene encoding cysteine proteinase inhibitor 1-like has product MASSMTMTTSFFGGALATKPATVTTCRSQLAVRASMDWEKAVAVAAETTNTRRGLVLAGMAAAAASSVAKAATAAELIPGGYTPVKDPSAREYFILATFAVSEQNKRINEALTLESVLKVETQVVAGVNYKLVLTARDERRVTNKYEAIVYSQAAPTSLQLTSFNTLLQ; this is encoded by the exons ATGGCATCATCCATGACCATGACCACCTCGTTCTTTGGTGGCGCCCTCGCCACGAAGCCGGCCACGGTCACCACCTGTCGCAGCCAGCTGGCGGTGAGGGCCTCGATGGACTGGgagaaggcggtggcggtggcggccgAGACAACCAACACGAGGCGGGGCCTCGTGTTGGCAGGGATGGCCGCGGCAGCAGCGTCGTCAGTAGCAAAAGCCGCGACGGCTGCCGAACT GATTCCCGGCGGGTATACGCCGGTGAAGGATCCAAGTGCACGGGAGTATTTTATACTGGCGACATTCGCGGTGTCGGAACAAAACAAACGGATTAATGAGGCCTTGACTTTGGAGTCTGTGTTAAAGGTTGAGACGCAGGTGGTGGCTGGTGTGAATTACAAGCTGGTGCTCACCGCGAGGGATGAACGCCGCGTAACCAACAAATACGAGGCCATTGTTTATTCCCAGGCTGCGCCAACATCCCTACAGCTCACTTCCTTCAACACACTTCTTCAATAG